One genomic region from Amaranthus tricolor cultivar Red isolate AtriRed21 chromosome 12, ASM2621246v1, whole genome shotgun sequence encodes:
- the LOC130828635 gene encoding uncharacterized protein LOC130828635: MNAIKKISVDAFEYLNAIPPKHWSRNAFPNRSKSGMLLNNCCESFNNVLRDRSAVKREGLSKFQGVVMPSVVKVIKNNKKSCHGVRVIPVDVFEFEVDDGEGSYVVNLTNKTCHCGRWILIGIPCKHAIACIVHRKLESIEFVHKAYHVKTYAKTYGPRFHGMPGHKMWPTSTNPTPLPPPFRKMPGRPNKRKRRLEVDEAKDGKKTRLYGEGV; this comes from the exons ATGAATGCAATAAAAAAGATTTCTGTAGATGCATTTGAATACCTAAATGCAATTCCCCCAAAGCATTGGTCTAGAAATGCCTTCCCAAATAGGAGCAAATCTGGTATGCTATTGAATAATTGTTGTGAGTCATTCAACAATGTGCTTAGGGAT AGGAGTGCAGTTAAGAGGGAGGGGCTGAGTAAGTTTCAGGGGGTTGTTATGCCATCTGTGGTGAAagtaataaaaaacaataagaaGTCATGTCATGGTGTTAGGGTTATCCCTGTTGATGTTTTTGAgtttgaggttgatgatggagAGGGGTCTTATGTTGTGAACTTGACAAATAAGACTTGTCATTGTGGTAGGTGGATCCTAATTGGAATCCCTTGCAAGCATGCCATTGCTTGCATTGTGCATAGAAAATTGGAGTCTATAGAGTTTGTCCATAAGGCTTACCATGTCAAGACATATGCCAAGACATACGGACCTAGGTTCCATGGAATGCCAGGGCATAAAATGTGGCCTACCTCCACAAACCCTACGCCATTACCACCTCCCTTTAGAAAAATGCCTGGTAGGCCTAATAAGAGGAAGAGGAGGTTAGAGGTTGATGAAGCTAAGGATGGGAAAAAAACAAGGCTCTATGGTGAGGGAGTATAA
- the LOC130796913 gene encoding uncharacterized protein LOC130796913, with product MFLEGQIEINILARPNASPLVREVIAREITNLKMGRMTEFTQDQTATSSLLGESLLLTTMSIIGLPVEVHIIDGSIFSGIFHTASVENGYGIALKKAKMIKKGTQNANVSNGGLIDTLVVLPGDLVQIVAKGVTLPADYAPTCVTCDEEGTASQNGAVSTNEQRNQERQVGVAMPQEEENGYHCHAEAFKEVPKANGSSTSLDDSFSNLNVCEENHKPANDASLEVKHVNLVHAKEFTSTNSVASDVTDSAKTRLDVPSSPVAVPADMGSQNTLVNRTAKESKLNPSAKVFSPSFPNLRSTPPLVQTAPSVAYVTNSIPAAEVAGAQPEVEMQPIVPRTSWPVKFFPYVTSTAVTAENGLQYTQPVASHIVTRAPPIRHVAQYQPIQAVPPYVHHSPQNGIFARPGQLVYVHPVTHDVIQAPVALSQAPHPYMTPHPIHVGVAKNEAIVADQAMPVSMTPPLVANGAQPFTSHIQPLFSSMHPVPILGPKFP from the exons ATGTTTTTAGAAGGGCAAATTGAGATCAACATTTTGGCAAGACCCAACGCATCACCATTGGTGAGAGAAGTAATAGCACGAGAGATCACCAATCTGAAGATGGGAAGAATGACAGAATTCACGCAAGATCAAACTGCAACATCGTCCTTGCTCGGTGAATCTTTGCTTTTGACCACCATGTCCATTATTGGTCTTCCTGTTGAAGTTCACATCATAGATGGTTCAATCTTTTCTGGAATCTTCCACACTGCCTCTGTTGAAAACGGCTATG GCATTGCTTTGAAGAAAGCTAAGATGATAAAAAAGGGTACACAGAACGCAAATGTGTCAAATGGTGGCCTAATAGACACCCTAGTGGTTCTTCCGGGAGATCTTGTTCAAATAGTTGCCAAG GGTGTCACGCTTCCAGCGGACTATGCTCCTACTTGTGTTACTTGTGATGAAGAAGGAACTGCTTCTCAAAACGGAGCTGTGTCTACCAATGAGCAAAGGAATCAAGAGAG ACAGGTTGGGGTAGCCATGCCTcaagaagaagaaaatggtTACCATTGTCATGCTGAGGCTTTCAAGGAG GTTCCCAAAGCTAATGGTTCAAGTACAAGCT TGGATGATAGCTTCAGTAATCTAAATGTTTGCGAGGAGAATCACAAACCTGCCAATGATGCATCATTGGAGGTCAAACATGTAAATCTGGTCCACGCTAAAGAATTCACTAGCACAAATTCTGTTGCTTCAGATGTCACAGATTCTGCCAAAACAAGGTTGGATGTACCTAGTAGTCCTGTTGCAGTTCCAGCAGATATGGGTTCTCAGAACACACTTGTTAATAGGACTGCTAAG GAATCTAAGCTCAATCCAAGTGCAAAAGTTTTCTCCCCTTCTTTTCCAAACTTGAGATCTACACCACCTTTAGTGCAAACAGCTCCAAGTGTTGCTTATGTAACTAATAGCATTCCCGCAGCAGAGGTAGCTGGTGCACAGCCAGAAGTGGAAATGCAACCCATTGTTCCACGTACATCTTGGCCTGTTAAGTTTTTTCCTTATGTTACTTCAACCGCTGTGACTGCTGAAAATGGTCTTCAATATACTCAACCT GTTGCTAGTCATATTGTAACAAGAGCACCACCTATTAGACATGTTGCACAATACCAACCGATTCAAGCTGTGCCACCATATGTACATCATAGTCCTCAAAAT GGCATATTTGCAAGGCCTGGACAGCTTGTATATGTACATCCAGTAACTCAT GATGTGATTCAGGCTCCTGTAGCTCTCTCACAGGCTCCTCATCCCTATATGACCCCACATCCGATCCATGTTGGTGTTGCCAAAAACGAAG CTATAGTAGCTGATCAAGCAATGCCAGTCTCGATGACTCCACCTTTAGTGGCCAATGGAGCGCAGCCATTTACTAGTCATATCCAACCGCTTTTCTCTTCCATGCATCCTGTTCCGATTTTAGGTCCGAAATTTCCGTAA